One Zeugodacus cucurbitae isolate PBARC_wt_2022May chromosome 3, idZeuCucr1.2, whole genome shotgun sequence genomic region harbors:
- the LOC105216849 gene encoding HEAT repeat-containing protein 3 isoform X2, whose protein sequence is MGKTRRNRVRLVANSNPLGLNGVADFLNDDEELMENGLGPVDTIREQLLNVNVEEKLNALQSLAVLVQSGKKDKLTAICQSDIIRIAAPYLYDRDQPLRNAAAGALRNFTVCMPEVCELFVEQDVLTPLLTLLNEYAQNGEWVPNFDAALRQLDIRSDTFLQAVNLLWNLCESSTLALETFNQSQLIASLIRCLDYNIFGLDIAISVAQCLLVVSEGNQKIWNALTQHVPEILSLLNITGSYGHQYLRTLGAGILSNVPALSAAYTCNILNSISETLEIDNQEALSNVLTNHGENDQNESISVLDFNVEMEEEETEESAALRRRQQELPTPAEIAMKEVGNLLDAHRVAAEIITNLVSNDEEEWVDSDGDDASEGEGVIDYEYESANGNGNIQNEDKLPEALVEIIKSLGIIEKLWKKAQVLPDNIAQALREVSVSLLIKVKNLRISSLLCLQNLCNALSPEDLGGAKAIYDVWVELGQQVFKGPQDVSVMEPATSLMRATLERLKTNKELFSQMVENDLELIFNGVKNCSVAEIRANWLRMLGTLGCLLPENLVRIIITFIVEACSDEEDVWTISESLDALMDMFADNDWPKLIIELNLPEVLKKLEKMFKNKLRQQRRELKERYPAVQTVRTNLTRFIRYMETEADKYARSA, encoded by the exons ATGGGTAAAACGAGACGGAACCGCGTACGACTTGTGGCTAATTCAAACCCTTTAGGGTTAAATGGCGTTGCAGATTTTTTAAATGACGACGAAGAGTTAATGGAAAACGGCTTGGGTCCAGTGGATACAATACGGGAGCAACTATTAAATGTTAATGTGGAGGAGAAATTGAATGCTCTGCAATCACTAGCGGTGCTAGTGCAATCTGGCAAAAAGGATAAACTAACTGCTATTTGTCAGAGTGACATTATCCGTATAGCTGCACCTTATCTCTATGATCGCGATCAGCCATTACGGAATGCAGCAGCTGGTGCACTGCGTAATTTTACCGTTTGCATGCCA GAAGTTTGTGAACTATTTGTGGAACAGGATGTGCTAACACCACTTTTGACTTTGCTGAATGAATACGCACAGAATGGCGAATGGGTGCCAAACTTTGATGCAGCATTAAGACAACTAGATATACGGTCGGACACATTTTTGCAGGCTGTAAATCTTCTATGGAACTTGTGTGAAAGTTCTACACTTGCTTTAGAAACATTTAATCAGTCACAGTTAATTGCAAGTCTTATACGTTGTCTTGATTATAACATTTTCGGTTTAGATATTGCAATTTCTGTAGCGCAGTGCTTATTAGTAGTATCAGAGGGCAATCAAAAAATTTGGAATGCATTAACACAGCATGTGCCTGAAATTTTAAGTTTGCTTAACATTACAGGAAGTTATGGACACCAATATCTCCGGACATTAGGAGCCG gaaTTTTGTCCAATGTGCCAGCTTTGTCAGCAGCTTATACTTGCAACATATTAAATAGCATTTCAGAAACCTTAGAAATCGACAATCAGGAAgcattgtcaaatgtgttgacTAATCATGGAGAAAACGACCAAAATGAAAGTATATCAGTTCTGGACTTCAACGTTGAAATGGAAGAAG AAGAGACCGAAGAGAGCGCTGCATTACGAAGACGTCAACAAGAACTTCCTACACCAGCTGAAATTGCTATGAAGGAAGTCGGGAACTTATTGGACGCTCATCGTGTTGCAGCGGAAATTATCACGAACTTAGTATCGAATGATGAAGAAG AGTGGGTCGATTCAGATGGAGATGATGCGTCCGAAGGTGAGGGTGTTATAGACTACGAATATGAATCTGCAAATGGCAATGGAAATATACAAAATGAAGATAAATTACCTGAAGCGCTGGTGGAAATTATTAAATCTTTGGGAATTATTGAGAAA CTTTGGAAAAAAGCGCAAGTTCTACCTGATAATATTGCGCAAGCCTTGAGGGAAGTCAGTGTATCCTTGCTTATTAA AGTAAAAAATTTGCGTATTTCATCATTGCTTTGCCTACAAAATCTTTGCAATGCTTTAAGCCCTGAAGACCTTGGTGGTGCCAAAGCAATTTATGATGTTTGGGTGGAACTTGGTCAGCAAGTGTTCAAAGGTCCGCAAGACGTGTCTGTCATGGAGCCAGCCACATCGTTAATGCGTGCTACCTTAGAACGGctgaaaacaaacaaagaacTGTTCAGTCAAATGGTGGAAAATGACTTGGAG TTAATTTTCAATGGTGTGAAGAACTGCAGTGTAGCTGAAATTCGTGCGAATTGGTTGCGTATGTTAGGCACATTGGGTTGTCTGTTGCCAGAAAATTTAGTACGCATAATCATCACATTCATTGTGGAAGCATGTTctgat GAGGAAGATGTGTGGACAATTTCCGAGTCACTTGATGCTTTAATGGATATGTTTGCCGACAATGACTGGCCTAAACTgattattgaattgaatttgccAGAAGTGTTGAAGAAATTGGAGAAAATGTTCAAGAATAAG CTGCGTCAGCAGCGCCGAGAATTGAAGGAGCGTTATCCAGCTGTGCAGACAGTGCGCACAAATTTAACACGTTTCATCCGTTATATGGAAACCGAAGCGGACAAATACGCGAGAAGCGCGTAA
- the LOC105216849 gene encoding HEAT repeat-containing protein 3 isoform X1 — protein MGKTRRNRVRLVANSNPLGLNGVADFLNDDEELMENGLGPVDTIREQLLNVNVEEKLNALQSLAVLVQSGKKDKLTAICQSDIIRIAAPYLYDRDQPLRNAAAGALRNFTVCMPEVCELFVEQDVLTPLLTLLNEYAQNGEWVPNFDAALRQLDIRSDTFLQAVNLLWNLCESSTLALETFNQSQLIASLIRCLDYNIFGLDIAISVAQCLLVVSEGNQKIWNALTQHVPEILSLLNITGSYGHQYLRTLGAGILSNVPALSAAYTCNILNSISETLEIDNQEALSNVLTNHGENDQNESISVLDFNVEMEEVEETEESAALRRRQQELPTPAEIAMKEVGNLLDAHRVAAEIITNLVSNDEEEWVDSDGDDASEGEGVIDYEYESANGNGNIQNEDKLPEALVEIIKSLGIIEKLWKKAQVLPDNIAQALREVSVSLLIKVKNLRISSLLCLQNLCNALSPEDLGGAKAIYDVWVELGQQVFKGPQDVSVMEPATSLMRATLERLKTNKELFSQMVENDLELIFNGVKNCSVAEIRANWLRMLGTLGCLLPENLVRIIITFIVEACSDEEDVWTISESLDALMDMFADNDWPKLIIELNLPEVLKKLEKMFKNKLRQQRRELKERYPAVQTVRTNLTRFIRYMETEADKYARSA, from the exons ATGGGTAAAACGAGACGGAACCGCGTACGACTTGTGGCTAATTCAAACCCTTTAGGGTTAAATGGCGTTGCAGATTTTTTAAATGACGACGAAGAGTTAATGGAAAACGGCTTGGGTCCAGTGGATACAATACGGGAGCAACTATTAAATGTTAATGTGGAGGAGAAATTGAATGCTCTGCAATCACTAGCGGTGCTAGTGCAATCTGGCAAAAAGGATAAACTAACTGCTATTTGTCAGAGTGACATTATCCGTATAGCTGCACCTTATCTCTATGATCGCGATCAGCCATTACGGAATGCAGCAGCTGGTGCACTGCGTAATTTTACCGTTTGCATGCCA GAAGTTTGTGAACTATTTGTGGAACAGGATGTGCTAACACCACTTTTGACTTTGCTGAATGAATACGCACAGAATGGCGAATGGGTGCCAAACTTTGATGCAGCATTAAGACAACTAGATATACGGTCGGACACATTTTTGCAGGCTGTAAATCTTCTATGGAACTTGTGTGAAAGTTCTACACTTGCTTTAGAAACATTTAATCAGTCACAGTTAATTGCAAGTCTTATACGTTGTCTTGATTATAACATTTTCGGTTTAGATATTGCAATTTCTGTAGCGCAGTGCTTATTAGTAGTATCAGAGGGCAATCAAAAAATTTGGAATGCATTAACACAGCATGTGCCTGAAATTTTAAGTTTGCTTAACATTACAGGAAGTTATGGACACCAATATCTCCGGACATTAGGAGCCG gaaTTTTGTCCAATGTGCCAGCTTTGTCAGCAGCTTATACTTGCAACATATTAAATAGCATTTCAGAAACCTTAGAAATCGACAATCAGGAAgcattgtcaaatgtgttgacTAATCATGGAGAAAACGACCAAAATGAAAGTATATCAGTTCTGGACTTCAACGTTGAAATGGAAGAAG TAGAAGAGACCGAAGAGAGCGCTGCATTACGAAGACGTCAACAAGAACTTCCTACACCAGCTGAAATTGCTATGAAGGAAGTCGGGAACTTATTGGACGCTCATCGTGTTGCAGCGGAAATTATCACGAACTTAGTATCGAATGATGAAGAAG AGTGGGTCGATTCAGATGGAGATGATGCGTCCGAAGGTGAGGGTGTTATAGACTACGAATATGAATCTGCAAATGGCAATGGAAATATACAAAATGAAGATAAATTACCTGAAGCGCTGGTGGAAATTATTAAATCTTTGGGAATTATTGAGAAA CTTTGGAAAAAAGCGCAAGTTCTACCTGATAATATTGCGCAAGCCTTGAGGGAAGTCAGTGTATCCTTGCTTATTAA AGTAAAAAATTTGCGTATTTCATCATTGCTTTGCCTACAAAATCTTTGCAATGCTTTAAGCCCTGAAGACCTTGGTGGTGCCAAAGCAATTTATGATGTTTGGGTGGAACTTGGTCAGCAAGTGTTCAAAGGTCCGCAAGACGTGTCTGTCATGGAGCCAGCCACATCGTTAATGCGTGCTACCTTAGAACGGctgaaaacaaacaaagaacTGTTCAGTCAAATGGTGGAAAATGACTTGGAG TTAATTTTCAATGGTGTGAAGAACTGCAGTGTAGCTGAAATTCGTGCGAATTGGTTGCGTATGTTAGGCACATTGGGTTGTCTGTTGCCAGAAAATTTAGTACGCATAATCATCACATTCATTGTGGAAGCATGTTctgat GAGGAAGATGTGTGGACAATTTCCGAGTCACTTGATGCTTTAATGGATATGTTTGCCGACAATGACTGGCCTAAACTgattattgaattgaatttgccAGAAGTGTTGAAGAAATTGGAGAAAATGTTCAAGAATAAG CTGCGTCAGCAGCGCCGAGAATTGAAGGAGCGTTATCCAGCTGTGCAGACAGTGCGCACAAATTTAACACGTTTCATCCGTTATATGGAAACCGAAGCGGACAAATACGCGAGAAGCGCGTAA